CTATTCAATGTGCAGCTCCTGTGAAACCCAAAAGTGAACTGAAAGTGAGTTTGATACAAGATTGTATGTGGAGTGCTTACAAAAAGTTGCTACTGAAAGACAGTGAAAAACTGGATGTGAATCGTTCCAAAACAACGCAGGAGAACTTGTACCAAGAATTTAACCAACCCTCAGATTGTGTTGATCCAACAACAGTCTTTCCATACCCGTTATCAATGACAGAAACACATTTGGACCTCAACATAGGAAGCCAGTCATCTTCACACTCTGATTCTGGTAAGTTGGTCTGACATTTTGGTTTGACTCATTGAGTAATGTCTCACTCATTTTTCACCTTTATGAGCAACTTGTGTTCTGGACAATTTAAAACAAGTACAAAATGTATAACTAAGCCTAACAATTAACATTGACTTATTCCACTGAGTCATCTAAATTGCAATAAgtaatagtagtaatagtacctaggcctagcctagtagtagtaggcctaggctatagtgAGTCATAGTGGAAGGTAACAGAAAGTCGAAATATTTATGCTTAGAATGTGTTGAACTTCTTGTACCAACTGTGAAAGTTTGGGCTTATGAGTTTTAACTTAATATGAGTGCTACAATTTCTAGTAAAGTCTAATTAGCAGTTTAAATTCCTAGTTCGAGTAGTAATACCAATACATCCACTATGTACGGTTGTGCATACAGTCATACAGTGAAATGCATTCGGTGACGCAGGGAGTTACTTCATCCAGGCTTTACTAAAAAAGGCGCAGGCGATGCTAATTTGCAAAAATTGTGTAGTAAAAATTACATAAAGAGAAAGAACATTGTATCAGGACCCACAGTAGACATCGAAAGTTATGTTTCATCCGTATTTTAGAGGTTGAATTTCATAACGGCAGTCTCTCCTATCGCCGTATCGGACACTACTTCACATGTAAAATCCATATGGGTTCCATATTGAAAGATTGCGCAATACCCTGCATGTGTGTGTAACACATGCGACATAAAAAGACCGCGATACGCCCCGTTGTACAGACTAAGCATATTTTAAGGCAAGGGCTACTCCATTTTGTTTGATAggaataaataatttaaatacgACTTTTGATAAAAACGCGGTCAGAGTTCCTTCGATTTGTATGGAACTTTCACAGCCTTGACTtgctttaaattatattttacgtATCTATGTAACCTGCGACTAAAAAATTCCAATTGGAAACAATCAATGTCTCTCGTAATCAATCATTTTACAGAGGCTTGGCGTGTGTTAGACTGTCTGGTTTATCATATATCTAGCGTTAAGGCACTCGAGATATACGAACCActcgtagtagtagtagtactatgAGGCTGGCATGCTTAGCGGCGAGTGCTTCATAACCTAATTCATTGTCTGCCGCGAATAACTTATCACTCCTGTCTGTCTTTCTGGATTCGTGTTTGAGTAATCTCGATTCCCATATGTCTGAAAAGCAGACGTTATCATTAGATAGACGACGGGCTTGTTGGGTATATTAGTGTTTCTACCACAGTGTGCAGGAAGCCCTTGTTAAAAATCGTCTGAACGCCGCTTGCATAATTATATAGTTATAAGCATTGCTGTATATCATACGTGTTTCTGAGTATGACACACACTTTTGCGTAGAATAAGGCTATAATACGCGTCCACTAACCAGCACGTCTAAAGAATTAGATTTTAGTTAACGTAAAAGGAATCCATTTTATCACATAAATTCCAGCAAGATTTTATTCACTTTCTATAGAAAATTCGTACGGCAAAATGTAAATCTATTATCCCATAATTCGAGTTTGAATAATGCGTCGCTCTTTCGCACCACGGTGCTTGTCAAAGGCGTCCTAGAATCCTGTTCCCTGATTGGTCAATAGGTGTAACTTTGTCATGCGATTCATTTGCATTTTAATATAGTATGAAATTTGTAACTTCACCTTACACTTGAATACAAGAGTTAAACGTTTATTTCCGGTCTTTTGTTCCTGTTAAAACATTTGACTTTGAgaaagtaaaatttgaaaacaacgTTGAACTTTCCGGAAATAGGACAAGTAATGACCTAGATGAATTGAAGTTCAGACTTAACATGTGATGTCTTGAGAAGGTGAGGGAGTAGAAGGGTCGGAGGAGGGGGTTGATTAGTTATGTGATGCTTGCCATGCAGTAAGAGGTGGGTGGGGCCTAAGTGTGGAAATTGAGGCCATGTTTCACAAAAACCAGTAAACGTTCCTTCTGTTATGAAGGATTTTTCTGTGATATTGTTGTTCCTCTATTAAATTTTATCAATCTCTTTTCAATCTTTAGAAGAAGAAATTGATGTtgtcaccatagcaaccatCGAGAGCACTCCTGAGGAAAAGAAAAGGTCTTCATCTTCCACCACCAAGAAGGACTCTCACAAGCACAAACACAGGCGCATGTACGAGGTGTCTAATCCAGAGCATGATTACGCTAAACCAGGTCCCAAACATTTGAGCAAACTTGGTAGGTCACTAAAGCGGAGCAAGAGTTCTTGTTCGTCACTATCGCACAGTCTCGTGAAGAGAAAAAGGATGAACGAAGGAGTAAATCCCATAGCACTAAAGAATGCGTTGGAATCTTGGGATCCAAAATCGAGGGGTCTTGGTAGCATGTACAACCCAGCAAGTAGCCGTGGTAGTAGTAAAAACAGTAGCAGGTGTTCTAGTCAAAGTGGTAGCCACTCTGCATCAGACTCTGAAGACTGTGACAAGAGAGTCAATCACAACGTTTTGGAAAGGAAGCGAAGAGAAGACCTCCGCAGCGCGTTCTTTAGGTTACGAGATCGCATCCCAGAGCTTGAATCAAAGGAACGTGCCTCCAAAGTAGTCATTTTAGAAAAATCAAGGACCTATGTTATGTCACTGAGAAAGGATCACAGTAAGTTAGCTCAGGAGAAGGAAATTCAGGCCCGACGGCACAAGGAACTGTTAGCCCGGCTCAGGCAGCTGAGGCAACGGTGAAACAGTTGTTTGGGAACACCATCGGGGGTGTTAGTCTTCAGTGTATAAATTATAACCACTTTGTATATGTAGAAAGGAATGGATGTTGTAATGTTTAAGCAGCTGAGAGGTTTGTGAAGGTGTTAGGGATAGCTCCCATGTGTACTGGGTacaacagagagagagagagagatctaTTTGAGCGTGGGAAATGGGCAGGCCCATATGGCAGGGAGACAAAAAAAAGTGTGTTCTTCCCATGATTCTTTGTACAGTTCTgtaaattttttcattttctttcgcTTTTTTTTGTAGAATATACAGTTATCACTTGGTCTGTTGCAATGTGTATTttatataaagaaagaaaagttaaaaagaGATGGTCTAATTTTGAGAAGAAAAACGGAAAGATTTATACAgaatttttgttaaattttacaGAGAGCGAAATGGGTTGTGCCCTGCTTCCAATTTACTTTTAAAGTATGTAAATAACTTACCTTTTTTTGgcataatcttttttttttttttttttaaatctatacTAAAAGAGCCTGTACACTATTTCTTTTTCATCTGCATGgcttttgaagaaaatgttactttctcaccctcttttttttatatactagTACACAACACATTTGTATTCGAATTGAAAGTTTAACCGTTGAAGGTCCATCATAAAGCGGGCTTATTGGAGAAGTTTTTTAGTTTATGTTGAGAGGAGGATACATGGAGATTTCTACATGGATCCAACTGTATGTTATTACTCAGATCTGTCAtagaaatgggggaggggttggagggggggtgaggggaaCTGAAACTCGACACTAATTGTTGCTTCAATATTATATCATCAGTTTTTTGTCTATGAATTTTCTTTGTAGAACAGAACAATTTCAGAGAGCAAAAGTATCAAATTGTTGACacaattttttattcctttatCCATGCAATATGCATTCATTATTACTTAGGTATCTTAAGAACCAAACCTGGGCATCCATATTCTAACTTCTATTTCATTCTATAAAGATTTTATAGTTAAGTAAAAGTTAATAGTGTTTGCAAATGTTGCCAAAGTTCTAGTTATTCAAACTTTGATATTGTTCGTTGGAAAGAGTGATTTTGAGGATAATTGAGGAGTAATTTATGAAGCagtttttttggtgggggggtaTGACTACTTTGAAAAAAGTTTTCCGAATCTGTTTCATTTTAAGATGAAAGCACTGCTCTATTAAGTTTTTAACGATGATGTATATTTTGATTGAATTACATTAAATGTCATGATCAAACTTTGTTTATAAGTACTTCTAATAAGAAGTGTCACTACCTCAAAAGCTAGTGTAATATAGAGTTTTGGTGTCTAGTGGTCAAACGATAGAAAAATGACACCATCAGGGTTACCTTAAGAAGTTTGGTTGTTGAAAATGCACATAGTAAACGATTTATAACCCTCTAAGTCATCCCCATCCCCTCCATGTTGTTCTAACCTGCATAAGTTATTGCAGGGAACGACTGGTAAAAGACTAGCTTAAGTTAAAATAGTCATACTTTCAAAATGTAGCAGAAAATGTGAATATGTTATGGTTTCAGAACTTGACTGTTTTGTGTAGTTGTTGTCCTACAAACTAGAGAATGCTGTGATGTAGCATGGACTTCAAATGATAAGGAACGTAAAATAGACCAGGGACCAAGGTCAGTTATTTCCAAGTTAGAATCCAATTAACATCTCATTCGACCCTCAGTTCTAGGACACGTTTAGTTATGGCGACCAGCAAAAATCGCAGGTACCTTTAAGGGGCTGGACCTTCGTTTCCATGCCAGTTATCATACAATCCATTATCGTATGTATTAATTCAAGAGCAGCTCCATATTTGGTCTACCCTTTCAAAACTTAAGATTCTGGTTAAGGCTACTTAAATtttcatttaacatttttttccataaaaTTTTTCCTTAAAAGAAGTAACATAATTGCTAAAACCATAATTATATAAAGTGCCATTTCCGTATGCAGCTATAACATAATACTGTCCCATTGTTCATCTAAGTAAGTCCCAACTGGGTGTCATTACGTAACTACGTTCCGTAGCATTTACATGTTTAAACAAAGGGTTTTTGCCAGAAATGTCTTCATCATATTTTCCATCATATATTTTGCATCATTTCCCTACATTTTGAGCCGAATACaaccttttttttatcatttaaaaacgGGCTGTTGTTGGTttactgaaaataaaaaaaagacagCTAAGAAAGTACAATTATTGtcttttggtttgtttttagTATGATGTTTTACGTGGTTCGCTTTGTTCCAGTCGCTGCTGGCAATCACTGATGATAGAAAGTTTTCGCGGGAAGTCAAATCACGTGGACATACGCCTTTGTGCTTTCGAACTACATCACTGAAGTAGTTACGTCCTGTCTACATTCCATACATACTATCCGTCTGACTGCGAAGGAATGCGTATTATCTTTGTTGTGTGCTTCAAGTAGTAGGCTATACCATTcgacttgggggggggggggtgtttgtacTTCAATGGCCGAACAATGAAGTCGACCAGCTTTGTCAATACCAGTTAGTGTAAGAGGAGGAAACGGTGAACATGTACAGACTGTCACTCTGGCAGACATCCCACGTATTTCACCAAACAATTTTTGTCAGGGGGATCAGAACTTATGTCCGTGCCCTTGTGCCCCAAAGGGACGTGATCAGCAACGAGATGTTCAATAATGCTACTCTCCAAAATGCGCTTTATTTCTAAGATGTTATAGCAGTATACAACAGATTCAGTTAGATCACCGGTGTCCGTCTGTACGACCACACCGCGATAGAAAAGGTGCCACGAGCTGGTAATCGTCCGCAGAACGCTTACTTATGACCAAAAAATTAGTTGCAATTCTTACAATGCGAAGAAGGCAAGGTAGGAAATATTGGTCCTTTTCTAAAAAAGAATCTGGGCGCgtcgaaaaccaaactacctaACTAACCTAAACCTAATCCACGCCCACCCGCAGTCTCCTTACATCAGTACTGTGACTGTGTGGTCATCGTCAAATGTCTATCACGAGTGAGTCCCTTGAAATATTCTACAATAGTATGGAACCTGGATCTCGAAACTTTATCGTTAGCGGTTCAGATACAGATACTtctttaagaaaaagtcgcccaggaaagaacctgggcacgaaaaccaaactctcaaacgactgatccactctcaacccaggtccccttgcatcgggactgtgactgtgtgatcatcgtcgggtgtacatcaccattcccctccaaagggaacagatactaaaaatgatcttagccaaaatgcAGAGAAGCGGTTCAGAAACAGTCGTTTGAAACTGATAATACAAATCTGTTTCATTAAATAGATCAACACGAAATAAATGACACACATGAATATTACGTAATTTATTGACGCACAACATTCAGATTCATTGCCATTGAGGAGGGCGTATAACCACATATTTACTGTCTGGTCCGCCCCAAAATAAACCCAGGGGAACCCCCTTCCAAACTGGCAGACACCATATTACAAAATGGTTGTAGAGTTAactacataaatatattacattttgtaTGCTCCAGAACTTAGTCGAAACTTCATCAAAATTGTTTCCAagagttgcaaaatatagcccCGTTTTGCAGGTCTGCACCCTCCATTTTACCCAAATTTCTGGAAAGGGAGGGGcaatccttcccccccccccccgggaaACATATCTTCATCCCCGGTCCGTCACTTCAAAATGGTGGTTTCACCCTGATATTGTTTCTAAACAATACAAGGCATGTTATGTTTATACGTACTACATTTAGTTATGACGCATTGACGTCCCCTTCTCTCTATAAAATACGAAGGCCGTCAACTGTTGGTTGTCACTATAACCCCCCCATGTTTAACTTCCGactgcactgaactaaacagcTCCCTGTTCTGAGCTTACTTGACGAAGTCCAGAATATGTTAGCATTTTTGGGAACATCGGAAATCAAGAGTTTATACAGGAAGAGGTATTAAATCCTAAgttcctttgttttatttgatcaaACTGTAGAAACAGGTTCATCTGAAGGTTACGCTAATAATTGCTTCCATCAAGGCCTGCTGCAAAGACTTCTTGGAAAATGGTGATTCATTTCTGTACCCATAAAATATCAGCGAGGGTTCCAAAGTTGTCTTTGTTcgaaaactatatatatatgtataatccGAAAGCGGTAGTATCAGTTAACGGCATAAGTGGTGTATACAAAACAGAGAAATCAGTTTCATGGGTGTTTGCCTTAATCTCATTAAGACTGAATGCTAGAGATAAGTCTCTCAAAGTTTACATTTTGAGAAAATGTTGGGAGTTATTGTGTCTTATATCATAATGTGTATAGACTTCACATTGAATGAGTCACCTTTTCACCCTAACGCCATTCACGAATGGAAACTGAACACGACAAAGGGCGGCATCTTCCGCACGAACCGATGAGGTTCGCAGTATTGCCACGATTGAAGTGGGGGCAAGGGGTGGGGTTGAGGTGGGGGAAACCGGGGGTGGGGTAATGGAGAAAACTTCAGGGACCTGGGAAATGCTGGATGAAATTATAATCAATTGTAAGTTTCATAATATATTCAAGGGGAAAAGGAAGAGGGGTtcggtgacatatttttttcaccGTGGCCATACTTGACTCTCCTTCGGTCTGCAACCCCCGGCTAGCTTTCCAAAGAATTAACCGGTTTAactatacaataaaaaaaagatgaaCGGTTTACTTGTTAAACAATCAAACTTGTACCGGTTAACGATAAATTTAGGAGCGAGCACACTACTTTTATTTTTCAGGcaggggaggggcggggggggggggctagtggTATGCATAATTTCTGGCCTTGCCTAATGCTGAAAATAAGTTATATAACTACCATAGCATAAAGCATAAGGAAATGTCAGCCCCCACAAGCTACATGCACTAACGGAGTACATGCGCACACGGCTCTCTCGTCTGCCCGTATGTTTCCTTTTCATTCAAAAGTTACCGGAATTTTCACTTTCACTAA
This window of the Apostichopus japonicus isolate 1M-3 chromosome 9, ASM3797524v1, whole genome shotgun sequence genome carries:
- the LOC139974374 gene encoding myc protein-like; the encoded protein is MTSVCALRVDCGRAVPPMETIEVEEYGIPGWLSDSGATPGDDIWTKFGLEETESIYPTPPLSPDSKSDIGDKDWHETRSDSGLDFGEDQMSWQPEHSVDITPLLELDCELDMLKPIQCAAPVKPKSELKVSLIQDCMWSAYKKLLLKDSEKLDVNRSKTTQENLYQEFNQPSDCVDPTTVFPYPLSMTETHLDLNIGSQSSSHSDSEEEIDVVTIATIESTPEEKKRSSSSTTKKDSHKHKHRRMYEVSNPEHDYAKPGPKHLSKLGRSLKRSKSSCSSLSHSLVKRKRMNEGVNPIALKNALESWDPKSRGLGSMYNPASSRGSSKNSSRCSSQSGSHSASDSEDCDKRVNHNVLERKRREDLRSAFFRLRDRIPELESKERASKVVILEKSRTYVMSLRKDHSKLAQEKEIQARRHKELLARLRQLRQR